A single window of Betta splendens chromosome 11, fBetSpl5.4, whole genome shotgun sequence DNA harbors:
- the col11a2 gene encoding collagen alpha-2(XI) chain isoform X1, with protein MDTGRGPHRRTRRPRRVDASSFVLVAALLVACQAAAARADPVDVLRALQVPSLPEGVKKVPGFCTSRRSSSPDHAYRISKKAQISAPTKQLFSGRFPENFSLMALVKAQAGLQAFLLSVYSEQGVQQLGVELGRSPVFLYEDQNGKPAPEDFPLFRGVNLADGKWHRIALSVSKKNVTLLLDCKKKMTRPLPRGNNAEIDTNGITVFGARLLDEEVFQGDIQQLLIASNPQAAYDFCEHYSPDCDSPLPKTQAQDPNTYKKEGNGKAAPTKSSLLKPKPTPPKPAKAGKFKIVKTPIPTKAPKPSKAKPTAVEALLSKVKATAAPKSKPTAAPSKNNQKKPNGAAKANGTGKGPEAKPTAPAKVNGNGKSSSEKKPNGKTTIAPKTNGSNHGKAKTNGNGKANGKAEVKVNGEAKANGKAEVKVNGEAKANGKAEVKANGEAKANGKAAVEKKGSTNLSKPETTTKANKATKAPKATKASKPVATKAPATRSYQPTAPNRAAPTPPSRSGLGQNHNVKSLHKPFPPFDKTALSGTAVAPKRGYGFQQDVDTERSEAGHTPTDPQYFYEETLPVAEGEVIEPEEIPQPQVEPVLVGEEVEGTKAGGEGEEAFTEEYVTGDVGHKEYDYSYRDYNEPLVEAGELDADMGPVLSAVTDEGRANVRSQKGEKGEAAVLEPGMLIEGPPGPEGPAGLPGPPGPSGPPGSVGDPGERGPPGRPGLAGADGVPGPPGTSVMLPFRFGQSGGEKGPSASAQEAQAAAILSQARMALKGPPGPMGYTGRPGPLGGPGSPGLKGEGGDPGPQGPRGPQGLMGPPGKAGRRGRAGADGARGMPGEPGTKGDRGFDGLPGLPGDKGHRGDPGPLGPPGPTGEDGERGDDGEVGPRGLPGEPGPRGLLGPKGPSGIAGPPGVRGNDGPQGPKGNLGPQGEPGPPGQQGTPGTQGMPGPQGAIGPPGEKGPTGKPGLPGMPGADGPPGHPGKEGPSGTKGNQGPNGPQGPIGYPGPRGIKGEQGIRGLKGHKGEKGEDGFPGVKGDFGVKGERGELGVPGPRGEDGPEGPKGRVGPPGEIGPLGLVGEKGKLGVPGLPGYPGRLGPKGSLGFPGFPGTNGEKGTRGLTGKAGPRGQRGPTGPRGQRGPRGATGKPGAKGTSGSDGPPGPPGERGLPGPQGANGFPGPKGPPGPPGKDGLPGHPGQRGEVGFQGKVGPPGPPGVVGPQGPSGETGPMGERGHPGPPGPPGEQGLPGPSGKEGTKGDPGPPGGPGKDGPPGLRGFPGERGLPGTPGGGGLKGGEGPAGPPGPAGSPGERGQPGTAGTVGPPGRPGPQGPPGPAGEKGVPGEKGPIGPAGRDGVQGPVGLPGPAGSPGIPGEDGDKGEVGEPGQKGAKGGKGEHGPPGPPGPMGPVGQPGPAGADGELGPRGQQGPFGAKGDEGTRGFPGALGPIGLQGLPGPAGEKGETGDVGPLGPPGPPGPRGPAGPNGADGPQGPPGGLGNPGPNGEKGEPGESGPPGILGEPGKKGPRGERGEKGEAGQPGTAGPAGGRGRPGDDGPKGNPGPVGFPGDPGSTGEVGPRGQDGAKGERGEDGEQGESGSPGPPGENGLPGPPGKRGPAGTRGPEGRQGEKGTKGDPGAVGPPGKTGPVGPQGQPGKPGTEGLRGLPGSVGEQGSPGAAGQKGPPGPIGPPGLPGLRGDPGSKGEKGHPGLIGLIGPPGEQGEKGDRGLSGPQGSSGPKGETGMPGGTGPLGPAGPPGLPGSQGIKGAKGSTGGTGPKGEKGVQGPPGPPGPPGEVIQPLPIQRSPKSKRSIDASQLLTESDPEMPASDATGAEFLMGSEGMEEIFGSLNSLRQEIETMRFPLGTQDSPARTCQDLHLSQPDLKDGEYWIDPNQGCSRDSFKVFCNFTNGAETCLHPSKSVSTVKMSSWNKETPGSWYSQFSTGSKFHYVDSDGEPVGVVQMGFLRLLSVQARQNLTYHCHRSVAWAEQSAKNSYSRALHLQGANDDELSYETNPYIKALVDGCSYRKGFDRTVLEINTPQVEHLPLLDVKVSDFGESNQQFGFEVGPVCFQG; from the exons ACCCGGTGGACGTCCTCAGGGCTCTGCAGGTTCCCTCTCTGCCTGAGGGGGTGAAGAAGGTGCCCGGTTTCTGCACGTCCCGTCGCTCCAGCAGCCCCGACCACGCGTACCGCATCAGCAAGAAGGCGCAGATCTCTGCTCCCACCAAGCAGCTGTTCTCAG GTCGCTTCCCAGAGAACTTCTCCCTCATGGCTCTGGTGAAGGCCCAGGCGGGTCTGCAGGCCTTCCTGCTGTCCGTCTACAGCGAGCAGGGCGTGCAGCAGCTGGGCGTGGAACTGGGACGCTCGCCGGTCTTCCTGTACGAGGACCAGAACGGAAAACCAGCCCCCGAGGACTTCCCACTGTTCAGAGGGGTCAACCTGGCAGACGGCAA GTGGCATCGTatcgctctgtctgtctccaagAAGAATGTGACGCTGCTGCTCGACTGCAAGAAGAAGATGACGCGGCCTCTGCCCCGCGGCAACAACGCAGAGATCGACACCAACGGCATCACAGTGTTCGGAGCCCGTCTGCTGGATGAGGAGGTTTTCCAG GGagacatccagcagctgctgatcgCCTCCAACCCTCAGGCTGCCTATGACTTCTGTGAACACTACAGCCCAGACTGTGACTCCCCTCTGCCCAAGACCCAGGCTCAGGACCCCAACACATAC AAGAAGGAGGGAAATGGAAAAGCAGCCCCCACTAAGTCCAGTCTCCTCAAACCCAAACCCACCCCCCCTAAACCAGCCAAGGCAGGAAAATTCAAAATAGTCAAGACCCCCATTCCCACCAAAGCTCCCAAACCTTCCAAAGCCAAGCCCACTGCAGTAGAAGCTCTGCTGTCTAAGGTCAAAGCAACAGCGGCCCCTAAATCTAAGCCCACGGCCGCTCCCTCTAAGAACAACCAGAAGAAACCCAACGGTGCCGCTAAAGCCAATGGTACCGGGAAGGGCCCTGAAGCTAAACCTACGGCCCCGGCCAAGGTCAATGGAAATGGAAAGTCCTCATCTGAGAAGAAGCCCAATGGGAAAACCACCATCGCTCCCAAGACTAACGGAAGCAACCACGGAAAAGCTAAAACCAATGGAAACGGCAAAGCTAACGGCAAAGCTGAGGTCAAAGTCAACGGTGAGGCTAAAGCTAACGGCAAAGCTGAGGTCAAAGTCAACGGTGAGGCTAAAGCTAACGGCAAAGCTGAGGTCAAAGCCAACGGTGAGGCTAAAGCTAACGGCAAAGCTGCGGTGGAGAAGAAAGGCTCCACAAATCTGAGCAAACCTGAAACCactacaaaagcaaacaaagctaCCAAAGCACCTAAAGCCACCAAAGCCTCAAAGCCCGTGGCCACTAAAGCTCCAGCCACTAGGTCTTACCAGCCGACAGCCCCAAACAGAGCGGCGCCGACTCCTCCCTCGAGGTCCGGACTGGGACAGAACCATAACGTCAAGTCCCTGCACAAACCTTTCCCTCCGTTTGACAAGACGGCGCTGAGCGGAACCGCGGTCGCACCCAAGAGAGGCTACGGTTTTCAGCAG GACGTAGACACTGAGCGCTCGGAGGCTGGCCACACCCCGACAGACCCCCAGTATTTCTATGAGGAGACGCTCCCGGTGGCCGAGGGTGAGGTCATCGAACCGGAGGAGATCCCACAG CCTCAGGTGGAGCCAGTGCtggtgggggaggaggtggagggcacCAAGGCGGGcggtgagggggaggaggcctTCACGGAGGAGTATGTAACAGGAGACGTGGGCCACAAGGAGTACGACTACTCCTACAGGGACTACAATGAGCCGCTGGTGGAGGCGGGGGAGCTGGACGCCGACATGGGCCCCGTTCTGTCCGCCGTGACGGACGAGGGACGC gCCAACGTCAGGAGccagaaaggagagaaaggagaagctgcCGTCCTGGAGCCg gGCATGCTGATTGAAGGACCTCCAGGACCTGAGGGACCTGCT GGTCTCCCTGGTCCCCCTGGCCCTTCTGGACcccctggttctgttggagatCCTGGTGAGAGG GGTCCTCCTGGTCGACCTGGTCTGGCTGGAGCTGACGGAGTCCCTGGACCTCCTGGAACCTCCGTCATGCTGCCT TTCCGTTTTGGTCAGAGCggaggagagaagggtcctTCTGCTTCTGCACAGGAAGCTCAGGCAGCGGCCATCTTGTCTCAGGCCAGG ATGGCTCTGAAAGGACCGCCTGGACCGATGGGATACACCGGACGCCCTGGACCTCTG GGAGGTCCTGGAAGTCCTGGTCTGAAGGGAGAAGGTGGAGATCCTGGACCTCAG GGCCCCAGAGGACCTCAGGGTTTGATGGGACCTCCAGGCAAAGCCGGAAGAAGG GGCCgagctggagctgatggagcCAGAGGGATGCCAGGAGAGCCCGGAACCAAG GGTGACCGCGGCTTTGATGGTCTTCCTGGTTTGCCTGGTGACAAAGGACACAGA GGAGATCCAGGACCACTGGGACCCCCAGGACCCACAGGAGAGGACGGAGAGAGG GGAGATGACGGGGAAGTTGGGCCCAGGGGTCTCCCAGGTGAACCA ggACCTCGTGGTTTGCTCGGACCCAAAGGTCCTTCTGGAATCGCTGGACCTCCT ggTGTACGAGGAAATGATGGACCCCAGGGTCCCAAAGGAAACTTG gGTCCTCAAGGAGAACCAGGACCTCCAGGTCAGCAGGGAACCCCAGGAACTCAG GGAATGCCAGGACCTCAGGGAGCTATTGGACCCCCAGGAGAGAAG GGTCCCACGGGAAAACCGGGTCTGCCTGGAATGCCTGGCGCCGACGGGCCTCCT GGCCACCCAGGAAAAGAGGGACCTTCTGGCACCAAAGGGAACCAG GGCCCTAATGGTCCTCAGGGGCCCATCGGGTATCCAGGCCCTCGTGGCATCAAG GGAGAACAAGGAATTCGTGGACTCAAGGGCCACAAGGGAGAAAAG GGAGAAGATGGTTTTCCAGGAGTTAAGGGAGACTTTGGTGTCAAAGGAGAACGg GGGGAGCTTGGAGTTCCAGGTCCCAGAGGAGAGGACGGTCCGGAGGGACCGAAGGGTCGCGTTGGACCTCCTGGTGAGATCGGGCCACTTGGACTTGTAGGAGAGAAG GGTAAACTTGGTGTTCCTGGACTTCCTGGATATCCTGGAAGACTTGGACCCAAG GGATCTCTAGGGTTCCCAGGATTCCCCGGGACAAACGGCGAGAAGGGAACAAGG GGTTTGACAGGCAAAGCAGGGCCAAGAGGACAAAGAGGACCAACG GGACCCAGAGGTCAGAGAGGACCAAGGGGTGCGACCGGGAAGCCAGGAGCAAAA GGAACGTCAGGAAGCGACGGCCCACCTGGGCCTCCTGGAGAGAGG GGATTACCTGGACCTCAGGGAGCGAACGGGTTCCCAGGACCAAAGGGACCTCCT gGACCACCAGGAAAGGACGGACTGCCCGGACACcctggacagagaggagaagtt GGTTTCCAAGGTAAGGTGGGTCCACCTGGTCCTCCTGGAGTCGTTGGACCTCAG GGTCCATCAGGAGAGACTGGCCCCATGGGTGAGCGCGGCCACCCCGGACCTCCTGGTCCACCTGGAGAGCAAGGACTTCCCGGCCCTTCAGGGAAGGAGGGGACAAAGGGAGATCCTGGACCCCCAGGAGGCCCCGGTAAAGACGGCCCCCCAGGACTGAGAGGCTTCCCTGGAGAGAGAGGGCTGCCTGGAACCCCT GGAGGTGGAGGTCTGAAGGGAGGCGAAGGACCTGCTGGTCCTCCTGGACCTGCT GGATCTCCTGGTGAAAGGGGACAACCTGGCACTGCTGGAACTGTTGGACCTCCTGGCAGACCCGGTCCTCAAGGGCCTCCTGGACCCGCTGGAGAGAAAGGAGTTCCT GGAGAGAAAGGTCCGATTGGCCCTGCAGGTCGTGATGGAGTGCAGGGTCCTGTGGGTCTGCCCGGCCCAGCTGGATCCCCTGGAATACCTGGAGAGGATGGAGACAAG GGTGAGGTTGGAGAGCCGGGTCAGAAAGGAGctaaaggaggaaaaggagaacaC GGTCCTCCTGGTCCACCTGGGCCTATGGGTCCCGTCGGTCAACCTGGTCCTGCT GGTGCTGATGGGGAGCTGGGCCCACGTGGGCAGCAGGGGCCTTTTGGAGCTAAGGGTGATGAAGGAACCAGAGGATTTCCTGGAGCCCTAGGACCCATCGGACTGCAG GGACTTCCAGGACCGGCCGGTGAGAAGGGAGAGACAGGAGACGTGGGACCTTTG ggtcctccaggtcctccaggacCCCGTGGCCCAGCTGGTCCCAACGGCGCCGAT ggTCCTCAAGGTCCTCCTGGAGGTTTGGGTAACCCTGGGCCAAATGGAGAGAAG GGAGAACCTGGTGAGAGCGGACCACCTGGAATCTTAGGAGAACCTGGAAAGAAG GGTCCTCGTGGAGAACGTGGAGAGAAGGGAGAAGCCGGACAGCCGGGCACTGCTGGGcctgcaggaggacgaggacgacccGGAGACGACGGACCCAAAGGAAATCCT GGTCCTGTCGGTTTTCCTGGTGATCCTGGTTCCACTGGTGAGGTTGGACCCAGA GGTCAAGATGGCGCcaagggagaaagaggagaagatggTGAACAAGGAGAGTCT GGCTCCCCTGGACCTCCTGGTGAGAACGGCCTCCCCGGCCCCCCAGGGAAGAGG GGTCCTGCTGGAACGAGGGGACCAGAGGGGCGTCAGGGAGAGAAGGGAACCAAG GGAGACCCCGGGGCTGTCGGCCCCCCAGGAAAGACTGGCCCCGTCGGCCCCCAGGGACAACCAGGAAAACCAGGAACAGAGGGTCTGAGAGGGCTCCCAGGATCAGTG GGTGAGCAAGGAtctccaggagcagctggacagaAAGGACCACCTGGACCCATC GGACCTCCTGGTCTCCCAGGCCTGCGTGGAGACCCCGGTTCCAAGGGAGAGAAGGGACACCCAGGTCTTATCGGGCTCATTGGACCCCCGGGAGAGCAGGGAGAGAAGGGAGACCGAGGTCTGTCTGGGCCTCAGGGATCCAGTGGACCCAAAGGAGAGACC GGAATGCCTGGAGGAACTGGACCCCTCGGCCCCGCTGGTCCTCCTGGTCTGCCT GGTTCCCAAGGTATCAAAGGAGCTAAGGGTTCTACT GGAGGAACTGGTCCAAAGGGAGAAAAGGGCGTCCAAGGACCTCCTGGACCTCCT GGTCCACCAGGCGAGGTGATCCAGCCTCTGCCCATCCAGAGGAGCCCCAAGTCCAAGCGCTCCATCGACGCCAGCCAGCTGCTCACAGAGTCCGACCCCGAGATGCCTGCATCCGACGCCACGGGCGCCGAGTTCCTGATGGGCAGCGAAGGCATGGAGGAGATCTTCGGCTCTCTGAACTCGCTACGGCAGGAGATCGAGACCATGCGCTTCCCTCTGGGCACCCAGGACAGTCCGGCCCGCACCTGCCAGGACCTGCACCTCAGTCAGCCGGACCTGAAGGACG GAGAATACTGGATCGACCCGAACCAGGGCTGCTCCAGAGACTCCTTCAAGGTCTTCTGCAACTTCACAAATGGAGCTGAGACGTGCCTCCACCCCAGCAAGAGCGTCAGCACG GTGAAGATGAGCTCATGGAACAAAGAGACTCCAGGGTCCTGGTACAGTCAGTTTTCCACTGGCAGTAAG TTCCACTACGTGGACTCTGACGGGGAACCTGTGGGCGTGGTCCAGATGGGCTTCCTGCGTCTGCTGAGCGTCCAGGCCCGACAGAACCTCACCTACCACTGCCACCGCTCCGTGGCCTGGGCCGAGCAGAGCGCCAAGAACAGCTACAGCCGAGCGCTGCACCTCCAGGGCGCCAACGACGACGAGCTGAGCTACGAAACCAACCCCTACATCAAAGCGCTGGTGGACGGCTGCTCT tatCGGAAGGGCTTCGACAGGACGGTGCTGGAGATCAACACGCCGCAGGTGGAGCATCTTCCTCTGTTGGACGTCAAGGTGTCAGACTTTGGGGAGAGCAACCAGCAGTTTGGTTTTGAAGTGGGACCAGTTTGTTTCCAaggctaa